Part of the Plectropomus leopardus isolate mb chromosome 7, YSFRI_Pleo_2.0, whole genome shotgun sequence genome, cctcctccatatTAGTTTGTACACGGATAACTCTTTATACTGTagctgacaggaagtcagaATCTGCAGTCTAAAGGAGCATGCATTATGCAGCTCTTCTGTTCTAATGATGCTGTCTTGTCCAGAGTTGTTGTTATGCCTAAAGCCAGTCAACCTTGACTGAAGACGTGGTTGTGCATGCGCATGCACGTCCGCATAAGtttgtatttctgtgctgtGCAGAGGGAGAATGGAAAGCAGAGGGAGTCGGGTTTATTTTGCACTGAACTCCCCTCAACGGTCTTAATTAGCATATGAGGAATTGTTGCTCTCGCTATCTGTCGCTCAACACCGCTCCCTTGCTGGTCTGAAAGTAAAATGCAGTCGTCTCTTTGCGATATATCAGATTGTAAAACATTCTTTAAGACCTGCACAACTGTGTAATCATTATGTGTAATATTGATGAACTATCCATCTGCTGTAACTATCCACATTCCTCGGGGCGCAAAGGAATTATGGAATATCTGTCAtctgtcttctttctctctctgtctgcgcTTAATCACCGCCTCTCTTCCCCCTTCAGTCATGTATTACTCTGTGTAATCGCTATGTGAAATATTCATGTCGTTGTCATTCTCCCTTCCAGGTTAACAGCAGGAGATCTGTCCATCCAGGTGAATCTGAATGACTACCTGGACATTTACTGCCCGCACTACCCCGATAAGGGGAGCCAGGGCCCCGGGCAGCCGGAGACGCTGGCCCTCTACCTGGTGGGAGAGACATCTTTCCAGGGCTGTGTGGAGACCAGAGGGGCCATAAAGAGGTGGGAGTGTAACACCCCCTACGCTCCGTTTGGACCAGTGCGATTTTCTGAGAAGATCCAGAGGTTCACTCCCTTCTCGCTGGGGTTTGAGTTTCTGCCAGGGCGCCACTATTACTACAGCTGTGAGTAGAGGAgggatgtgtttttgtgtggggTTGGAGGGTCATTTAGCCAGGGCTTTCAGTCCGTCAGATTCAAGGTTGACTATTATTTCCTCCTCCAAGGAGGTTTTcggtttgtctgtttgtcagcaggattatggAAAAACGACTAGCTCAATTGTTGTGAAACTTGGTGGAAGAATGTTACTTTGGCCAAGGAAGAACCCAAATATTTTTTGAGCAAATCCAAATCACAGAGCAAATACAATAGTggcaaatcattttttgtgtttgttaacaTTGAGAGATAGCGAATTTGGCATTGCAGAAGGCCTGCACTCTTTAGGTGCCCCTCTCATATgaaataggttttttttgttctgttttgttatggggttttttttttttattgaatgcaaaagagaagtacaaaaacaataacaaaaacagtgcaTTGATAGGTAACATATGTATATGgaaacagaaatttaaacaagactggacaaacaaaacaacaaaaaacatacaaacatacaaagacaTGGTCAGGCATGATGATATTCTTACTAATTTTGATATGCAAGCTGGTTATTTTACTATGGTATAGCTGGTAATTGAGGTCTTACATGTAAATAGTTCGATATCGGTACCAAAAACGATCCTGAGATTTCATGCCAATtcatttaacttcatttttacGTGACTGTTTTTGATACTCACCAGTGACAAGATGGGCAACGCATCTTCACTTCCACCCACTGTATAAagatgaagccaaaatatcccgtATGCAACTCCTACATTCTGCGTTGGTAATGGCATTTGAAGCCAGTGTCTGCACAGCCAGCTCGGTTGTATCGAGTTCCTGCTGTCCGACCAATGGGGAGCAGTGCCACTGATTGCAAGCACACTGATTgagacacacagctgtcaatcatgctGTCAAACCCCCTTTTTGTAGCATTAAATAACTGTTAAA contains:
- the si:dkey-246i14.3 gene encoding ephrin-A4 isoform X1 → MGTPGALPVWKATIFLFNFISAAVAKRHVVYWNSTNTRLTAGDLSIQVNLNDYLDIYCPHYPDKGSQGPGQPETLALYLVGETSFQGCVETRGAIKRWECNTPYAPFGPVRFSEKIQRFTPFSLGFEFLPGRHYYYSSLPADEGPPLPCMKLRVTVCCEPTSEGSKQIQETVRGSSACSLRTASPPLLLTLILLLLTT
- the si:dkey-246i14.3 gene encoding ephrin-A4 isoform X2, whose amino-acid sequence is MGTPGALPVWKATIFLFNFISAAVAKRHVVYWNSTNTRLTAGDLSIQVNLNDYLDIYCPHYPDKGSQGPGQPETLALYLVGETSFQGCVETRGAIKRWECNTPYAPFGPVRFSEKIQRFTPFSLGFEFLPGRHYYYSSLPADEGPPLPCMKLRVTVCCEPKTVRGSSACSLRTASPPLLLTLILLLLTT